The Sebastes umbrosus isolate fSebUmb1 chromosome 4, fSebUmb1.pri, whole genome shotgun sequence genome has a window encoding:
- the fgd4a gene encoding FYVE, RhoGEF and PH domain-containing protein 4a, translating into MRERPTTHTSMDGFSRVAFRRKQRSLDSEDPEEAEKKGKADCFQSKNADEACVAVKIEHSRALGSSPACEDSNPPSVLACLSRAGGGGSTDKSRGGVNGRSSSCKPRLQSKPQVPPKPLHLQSPVTVITSPLSHIQKPPLKQTGMEGGGGGGGGGGGRGAVNREKVREKHSKVSDLISRFEENSSTENKRDGSPHKQIGKSSNGSPAHRAYQRQTETDGTRENHSSGPTSPQDDPKPAANGVLAQMEQNKDKDKDEEDNQERNNESVRTETDGLVNGDMGCTEQSGDHSPEHTERTGTESHTENEDSGTKIESEHRNEEGSTDQKETNEQKLFKIASELLHTEKAYVARLNLLDQLFCAKLMEEANKGTFPVDVVKNIFSNIVSIHAFHSQFLLPDLEKRMGEWASKPRLGDILQKLTPFLKMYAEYVKNFEKAMELLKQWIDRSPQFKAIIQEIQSQEACGNLTLQHHMLEPVQRVPRYEMLLKDYLKKLPQDDPDRRDSEKSLEIIATAATHSNSAIRKSENLKKLMEIYEMLGEEEDIVNPSNEFIKEGHILKLAARNTSAMERYLFLFNNMLLYCVPKFSLGGTKYTVRTRIGIDGMKVLETSNEDYPHTFQVSGKERMLELQASSEQDKADWIKAFQQTIGIFQQKNESFKNALKDVEQVSNAELGKRAPRWIRDNEVTMCMKCREPFNALTRRRHHCRACGLVVCWKCSDNKVALEYDNNKVNKVCRDCFSILTGERVAEGKRKGILEIEAAQFTGNSIMCGFLQYCEKNKPWQKVWGVIPEKECLVLYLYGAPQDVKAQCTIPLLGYLVDDSARPTDPPASFRISQSKSIHNFAAETEELKQRWLKVIRVAVTGDVPERPQTNGGSANMMDDNNTQEAAADSS; encoded by the exons CTCTAGGCAGTAGCCCGGCGTGCGAGGACAGCAACCCACCCAGTGTTCTGGCGTGTCTGAGTCGGGCGGGCGGCGGCGGGTCAACTGACAAGAGCAGGGGAGGGGTCAATGGAAGAAGCTCTAGCTGCAAGCCTCGGCTGCAGTCTAAACCACAAG TGCCTCCAAAGCCACTACATCTCCAGAGCCCGGTGACGGTGATCACGTCCCCGCTGAGCCACATCCAGAAACCACCACTAAAACAAACGGgcatggagggaggaggaggaggaggaggaggaggaggaggaagaggggctGTGAACCGGGAGAAAGTCAGGGAGAAACACTCCAAAGTGTCAGACCTCATCAGCCGCTTTGAGGAGAACAG CAGCACAGAGAACAAGAGAGACGGCTCGCCGCACAAACAGATCGGCAAGTCGTCCAACGGCAGCCCGGCTCACCGCGCCTACCAGAGGCAGACGGAGACCGACGGGACTCGGGAGAACCACTCCTCCGGGCCGACCTCACCGCAGGATGACCCCAAACCGGCGGCCAATGGGGTGCTAGCTCAGATGGAGCAGAACAAGGACAAGGACAAGGACGAGGAGGACAACCAGGAGAGGAACAATGAGAGTGTGAGGACAGAGACTGACGGACTGGTAAACGGAGATATGGGGTGCACGGAACAGAGCGGTGATCATTcacctgaacacacagagaggactgGTACAGAAAGCCACACTGAGAATGAGGACAGTGGAACTAAAATAGAAAGTGAGCACAGGAATGAAGAAGGGAGCACCGACCAGAAG GAGACGAACGAACAGAAGCTGTTTAAGATCGCCAGCGAGCTCTTGCACACAGAGAAGGCCTACGTAGCGCGACTCAACCTGCTGGACCAG CTATTCTGTGCCAAGCTGATGGAGGAGGCGAATAAAGGAACGTTCCCTGTGGACGTAGTGAAGAACATCTTCTCCAACATCGTCTCCATCCACGCATTTCACAGCCAGTTTCTGCTCCCAGATCTGGAGAAACGCATGGGAGAATG GGCGTCCAAACCTCGCCTCGGAGACATTCTGCAGAAACTCACACCCTTCCTCAAGATGTACGCAGAGTACGTGAAGAATTTCGAAAAGGCCATGGAGCTGCTGAAGCAGTGGATTGATCGTTCGCCTCAATTCAAGGCCATCATTCAGGAGATACAG AGTCAAGAGGCCTGTGGCAACCTGACGCTTCAGCATCACATGTTGGAGCCCGTGCAGAGAGTCCCTCGCTACGAGATGCTGCTGAAAGACTATCTGAAGAAGCTGCCGCAGGACGACCCTGACCGGCGAGATTCAGAGA aatcgTTAGAAATCATCGCCACAGCAGCTACTCACTCCAACAGCGCCATAAGAAAATCT GAAAATCTGAAGAAACTGATGGAGATATACGAGATGctgggtgaggaggaggacatcGTCAACCCCTCCAACGAGTTCATCAAAGAGGGGCACATCTTGAAGCTGGCAGCCAGGAACACCTCGGCCATGGAGCGCTACCTCTTCCtg TTCAACAACATGCTGTTGTACTGCGTTCCCAAATTCAGCCTGGGAGGGACTAAGTACACGGTGAGGACGCGAATCGGCATCGACGGCATGAAGGTCCTGGAGACGTCCAACGAGGACTACCCTCACACCTTCCAGGTGTCTGGGAAGGAGAGGATGCTAGAGCTACAGGCCAG CTCGGAGCAGGACAAGGCAGACTGGATTaag GCTTTCCAGCAGACCATTGGGATCTTCCAGCAGAAAAACGAGTCATTCAAGAACGCGCTGAAAGACGTGGAGCAAGTGTCG aaTGCAGAGCTGGGGAAACGCGCCCCTCGCTGGATCCGCGACAATGAAGTGACGATGTGCATGAAGTGCAGAGAGCCTTTCAATGCACTGACACGGCGGAGACACCACTGCAGAGCCTGCGGCCTT GTGGTGTGCTGGAAATGTTCAGACAATAAGGTGGCGCTTGAATACGATAACAACAAGGTGAACAAAGTCTGCAGAGACTGCTTCTCCATCCTGACTGGAGAACGTGTAGCTGAGGGCAAGAGGAAGGGCATCCTGGAG ATCGAGGCGGCTCAGTTCACGGGCAACAGCATCATGTGCGGCTTCCTGCAGTACTGTGAGAAGAACAAGCCTTGGCAGAAGGTGTGGGGCGTCATCCCGGAGAAGGAGTGTCTGGTGCTCTATCTCTACGGAGCTCCGCAG GACGTGAAAGCCCAGTGTACGATCCCCCTCCTGGGCTACTTGGTGGACGACAGTGCCCGGCCCACAGACCCCCCGGCCAGCTTCCGCATCTCTCAGTCCAAGTCCATCCACAACTTTGCTGCTGAAACCGAGGAGCTTAAGCAGCGCTGGCTGAAAGTGATTCGAGTGGCGGTGACGGGAGATGTGCCTGAACGTCCTCAGACCAACGGCGGCAGCGCCAATATGATGGATGACAACAACACGCAAGAAGCTGCTGCTGATAGCTCATAA